The Xylophilus rhododendri region GACTTCACGGGTCACCTGAACGCCATCGGCGGACAGCTCGACCTTGCTGGCGAAGGTGGCCTGCGGCAGGTCGGCCAGGGCGGCCAGCATCTGGCCGGTCTGGTTGCTGTCGTCGTCTATGGCCTGCTTGCCCAGGATCACCAGGGTCGGCTGTTCCTTGTCGACCAGGGCCTTGAGGATCTTGGCCACGGCCAGGGGTTGCAGCTCCACATCGGTCTGGACCAGGATGGCGCGGTCGGCGCCGATGGCGAGCGCCGTGCGCAGCGTCTCCTGGCATTGAGCGACGCCGCAGGACACGGCGATGACTTCGGTCACCAGGCCTTTTTCCTTCAGCCGGACCGCCTCTTCGATGGCGATCTCGTCGAAGGGGTTCATGCTCATCTTGACGTTGGCGATATCGACGCCGCTGCCGTCCGACTTGACGCGGACCTTGACGTTGTAGTCGACGACCCGTTTCACGGGCACCAGGATTTTCATGGCGATGTTCCTTATCGATAGGGAGTGTTCAGGCCTGCCGGATCAGTCCGGCCAGGCGTTCATGGATGAGGGCATGGGCTTCGGCCATGATCCGGTCCATCAGCTGGCGCACGGTGGGCACGTCGTGGATCAGCCCGGCCACCATGCCGCAGGACCAGATGCCGGCGTCCATCTCGCCGCCCTGCATGATGCGCGGATAGACACCGGCCACCTCGGGCAGGATGTCGGCGAAGCTGATGGCGGCGCCCAGCTCGCGTTCCTTGTCCAGCAGCCGCTCGGTGGCGGCGTTCACCAGCACCCGCTCGGTATTGCGCAGCGGGCGCATCACCAGCCGGGTATCCAGCTCGCTGGCCGCGACGATGGCCTGCTTGACGTTCTCATGCACCGGCGCTTCCTGCGTGGCGATGAAGCGGGTGCCCATGTTCACGCCCTCGGCGCCCAGTGCCAGCGCGGCCACCAGCGAGCGTCCGTCGGCCATGCCGCCCGAGGCCACGAAGGGAATCTTCAAGGCCTCGGCCGCGCGCGGCAGCAGGATGAAGTTGGGGATGTCGTCCTCGCCCGGATGGCCGCCGCATTCGAAGCCGTCCACGCTGATCGCATCGCAGCCGATGGACTCGGCCTTCAGCGCATGGCGCACCGAGGTGCACTTGTGGATGACCTGGATGCCGTGCTCCTTGAGCCCCGGCAGCCACTTCTGCGGATTGTTCCCGGCCGTCTCGACGATCTTCACCCCGCCTTCGATGATGGCGCGGATATAGCCCGCATAGTCCGGCGGGTTCACCGAGGGCAGGAAACTCAGGTTCACGCCGAAGGGCTTGTCGGTCATCTCGCGGCAGCGGGCGATCTCGCGGGCCAGCAGCTCGGGTGTGCGCTGGGTCAGCCCGGTGATGATGCCCAGGCCGCCGGCATTGGAGACGGCCGAGGCCAGCTCCGCCAGGCCGACATGGTGCATGCCGCCTTGGATGATGGGATGCTCGATGCCGAAGAGTTCGGTGATGCGGGTCTTCATGGCGCGCCCTCAGTCCGACACGATGTTCTTGTCGCGGATCAGCTGCCCCCACTTGGCGTAATCCTGCTGCACATGCTGGGCCATGCCGGCCGGATGCTCGAAGCGGGCGATGGCGCCGGCGTTGAGCAGCCGCTCCTGCGTGTCCTTCTCGGCCAGGATCTGCCTGACCTCGGCGGCGATGCGTTCGGCCACCGCCTTGGGTGTGCCGGCCGGCGCCAACAGGCCGCCCCATGACACGGCGTCGTAGCCCTTGAAGCCCTGCTCGGCGATGGTCGGCACGTCCGGCAGCATGGCCACGCGCTGCGGCGAGCCGATGGCCACGGCACGCAGCTTGCCGGCCTGGATATGCGGCAGCGCGGCGACCAGGTCGGAGTACATGACCGGCACCTGGCCGCCGATGGTGTCGGTGATGGCCGGCACGCCGCCCTTGTAGGGCACATGGTTCATCTCGAAGCCGCCCATCTGCTTGAGCAGCTCCATGCTGAGGTGGCCGAAGCTGCCCACGCCGGAGCTGGTATAGGCCATGGGCACCTTCTCGGCCTTGGCATGGGCGATGAGTTTCTTCAGGTCCGTCACCTCGGGCAGCAGGCGCGGGTTGACCACGATGACGATGGGCAGGTCGTACACGCCGGCCACCGGCGTGAAGTCCTTCACCGTGTCGTAGCCGCTCTTCTTGTAGAGGTGCGGCGCCAGCAGCGTGGGCGTGGCCAGCATCATCAGCGTGTAGCCGTCGGGCTCGGCCTTGGCTACCTGCAGCGCGGCGATGGAGCCGGAGGCGCCGGGGCGGTTGTCCACCAGCACCGGCTGCTTCAGCCGCTCGCCTAGCTTCTGGCCGACGATGCGGGAGGCGGTATCGGTGGGGCCGCCGGGCGGGAAGGGGACGATCAGCTTGATCATCTTGTTGGGCCAGGGCGCGCTGTTCTGGGCGAGGGCGCTGCCGGCCAGCAGCGGCGCGGCCGCCAGGGCGAGCAGGGCGCGGCGGCTGGCGAGGGATTCGAAAGGCATCTTGTCTGTCTCCGTGCTATTGATGATTCTTCTCAGGCCTGGGGCGGCGGCGGCTCCGGCAGCGTCAGCACGCCGCGTTCCTGCAGGGCCTGCAGTTCGGCGTCGTCCATCGCCAGCAGGCGCTGCAGCACCTCGCGGGTGCCTTCGCCCAGCGTGGGCGGGGCGTTGCGGATCGGCAGGCGCTGGCCGTCCAGGCGGTAGGGCGGGGCGAACACGGGCGTGGTGCCGACGACCGGATGCGGCATGTCCTGCAGCAGGCCGCCGCGGCGGGTGCGTTCGCTGGTCAGGGCTTCGTGCAGGCCGGCGACCCGGCCGCAGGGGATGCCGGCGGCGGTCAGGCGCTCCAGCAGCAGCTCGCGCGGGAAGGCACGGATCAGGCCGGCGATCAGCGGGGAGATCTCCAGGCGGTTCTTGGCGCGGTTGACGTTGGTGGAGAAGCGCGGGTCCTCGACGATGTCGGGGCGCTCGATCACCTGGCGGCAGAACTTGTCGAACTGGGCGTTGTTGCCGACGGCGATGATCAGCGGGCCGTCGGCGGCCTCGTACATGCCGTAGGGGACGATGGAAGGGTGGGCGTTGCCGTAGCGTTGCGGGTCCTTGCCGAGCTGCATGGCGTCGAGGCCGTAGTAGCCGGTGACCATGAGGCCGCAGTCGTAGAGGGCCATCTCGATCAGCTTGCCCTTGCCGGTGCGTTCTCGCTGGAACAGGGCTGCCAGGACTGCCTGGGCGGCGTACATGCCGGTCATCAGGTCGACCACCGCGACGCCGAATTTCAGCGGGGGCTGGCTGTTCTCTCCGTTGAGGGCCATGAGGCCTGTTTCGCCCTGGATGACGAGGTCGTAGCCGGGGCGTTTGGCTTCGGGGCCTGTGGTGTCGTAGCCGGAGACTGCGCAGTAGATGATGTCCTGCTTGACGGCTTTCAGCTGTTCGTAGCCGAGGCCCAGCTTTTCTGCGCCGCCTGTCTTGAAGTTGTGGATGACTACGTCGAACTGCGGGAGCAGGTTCTTGACGATCTGCAGGCCTTCCTGGGTTTGCAGGTCGAGGGTGATGGACCGCTTGTTGCGGTTCATGCTGTTGTAGTAGGTGGTCTCTGTTTTTCCTATGCGGATGCCCCAGTCTCTGGTGTCGTCGCCTCTGCCGGGGTGTTCCACCTTGATGACTTCTGCGCCGAAGTCGGCCAGGACCTGGCCGCAGAGGGGGCCTGCGAAGACTCTGGAGAGGTCTAGGACCTTGATGCCCTCTAAGGGGAAGTCTTGTTTGGCTGTCATTTGTCTGTGCCTCCGTTTTTTGAGTTTGGTTCTACTGCGTAGGGCGGAGCTGGGGCTGCGCGCCCCAGACCGCGCTCACTTTCTTTGCTTCGCCAAAGAAAGTAAGCAAAGAAAGGCGACCCGACACCCGAGGCCCTTCGGGCACCGCTGCGGTACTCGCAAAGGCGGGGTCCACGACAACTCGCTTCGCTCAAACAGGTCGTGGCCCTGATCCGCCTTTGCTCCGTTCCTCGCTCTCGGGCTCACGGGACCCGGGGAGCGGGAGCGGGGACAGCCACTGCTTCGCAGGGCGACGGGCCGTCGCTGCGCTCGGCCTGGGCTTGAAATGCGGCGCAAAGCGGAGGGCGGGTATTCATCAGCCAGAGGCCGAGCGCAGCGAAGGCCCGTTGCGCTGCGAAGCAGCCGCTGCCCCGCTCCCGGGTCCCGTCTGCGGGTGAGCGAGGAGCGGAGCAAAGGCGGATCAGGGCCACCGTCTGTTTGAGCGAAGCGAGTTTAGGCGGACCCCGCCTTTGCGAGCACCGCAGCGTGCCCCCTCCGCACGAGGGGGACTCCCGCAGCCGGGTCGCCTTTCTTTGCTTACTTTCTTTGGCGAAGCAAAGAAAGTGAGCGCGGTCTGGGGCGCGCAGCCCCAGCTCCGCCCTCCGCAGGAGAACAGCCGCCAGCAAGAAGCGCATCACCCCACCCGCCGGAGCGAAACAAAGTCAGCCCGCCGCTTCCCCATAAAAGCAGCAATCCCTTCAGCCGACTCCTCAGTAGCCTGGGAAAGCACCATGAGCCGAGCCTCATGCTCCAACTGCTCTTCAAGAGAGGCCTGAGAAGCACTCCGGCAAAGCGCCTTGATCCGAGCCATGGCCATCAAAGGCCCCTCGGCCACACTGCCAGCCAGCGCAACGGCCACACCCAGCGCCTCGCCAGACTCGACCAGCCGATTGACGGCCCCCAGCGCATGCAGCCGCTCACCAGAAATCCGCTCCCCGGTCAGACAAAGCTCAGTCAACACCTGCCGCGAAACAAACTCGGCAAGAAAGGCAGTAGCCCCCCCATCCGGCGTCAACCCCACCTTGACGTAGGCAACGGAAAAGACGGAATCGCGCGCCGCCACGAGCATGTCGCAAGCCAGCGCCAGGGAAAGCCCGGCCCCGGCCGCAGCCCCCTCCACAGCCGCCACCACAGGCTTGCCGCAATCCCGCACCGCCCGAATCAGGTCATGCAGCCCTTCGAGCAACTCCCGCCGCTCGGCCACAGGCAAATCCCGCCGCGTAGCCAGCTTGCGCAAATCCCCGCCCGAGCAGAAATGCCCACCTTCCCCGGTCAGCACGACAGCCCCAACGGAGCCATCCTCCTGCGCATCCCGCAAGGCCTGCGTCAACGCCGCGTAGAAGGCCGGCGACAGGGCATTACGCGCCTGCGGATTGTTATTGCTCAGCACCAGCACAGCACCCTCGCGCCGCTGCAGAAGCACGGGCAGGGCATCGCTCATGCAAGGGCTCCGAGCGCCATGTAGCGCGCCAGGTGATGGTCCTCGTCGCCCAGCTGGTGGTCGATCATGACCAGGCGCTTGGCATAGTGGGCCAGCGGCAGCTCCCAGGTCATGCCGATGCCGCCATGCATCTGGATGCTCTCCTCGGCCACCAGGGTGCCGATGCGCCCGATCGAATACTTGGCCGCCGACAGCGCCTTCTCGCGCACCACCCGATCCTCGCCATCCACCGCAGCCGCCGCGTTGATGACCGCCGAGCGTGCCTGCTCCACCTCCAGCAGCAGGTCCGCCATGCGGTGCTGCAGCGCCTGGAAGCTGCCGATCGGCACGCCGAACTGCTTGCGGGTCTGCAAATACTCCAGCGTGAACTGCTTGGCCACGTCCATCGCGCCGACCGCCTCGGCGCACAGGGCCACCAGGCCCCAGCCCACGATGCGTTCCAGCAGCGCGGCGCCCTGGCCTTCGGCGCCCAGCAGGGCATCGGCAGCGACGGCCACGCGCTTGAATTCGAGTTCGGCGACCCGCCCGCCATCGATGCGGCCCAGGCTGCGGCGCGCCAGGCCGGCGCTGTCGCCCGGCACCAAAAAGAGCGAGATGCCGTCCGCATCGAAGGTCGAGCCGCCCGTGCGGGCCGACACCAGCAGCCAGTCGGCCGAGGCGCCGAACAATGCCACGCCCTTGGCCCCGTCCAGCACCCAGCCCGCGCCTTCGCGGCGGGCGGTGGTGGCGACACGGGTGAGTTCGTAGTGGCT contains the following coding sequences:
- a CDS encoding electron transfer flavoprotein subunit beta/FixA family protein gives rise to the protein MKILVPVKRVVDYNVKVRVKSDGSGVDIANVKMSMNPFDEIAIEEAVRLKEKGLVTEVIAVSCGVAQCQETLRTALAIGADRAILVQTDVELQPLAVAKILKALVDKEQPTLVILGKQAIDDDSNQTGQMLAALADLPQATFASKVELSADGVQVTREVDGGLETLKLTLPAIVTTDLRLNEPRYVTLPNIMKAKKKTMDTLTPADLGVDVAPRLKTLKVSEPPKRGAGIKVPDVATLVAKLKTEAKVI
- a CDS encoding NAD(P)H-dependent flavin oxidoreductase gives rise to the protein MKTRITELFGIEHPIIQGGMHHVGLAELASAVSNAGGLGIITGLTQRTPELLAREIARCREMTDKPFGVNLSFLPSVNPPDYAGYIRAIIEGGVKIVETAGNNPQKWLPGLKEHGIQVIHKCTSVRHALKAESIGCDAISVDGFECGGHPGEDDIPNFILLPRAAEALKIPFVASGGMADGRSLVAALALGAEGVNMGTRFIATQEAPVHENVKQAIVAASELDTRLVMRPLRNTERVLVNAATERLLDKERELGAAISFADILPEVAGVYPRIMQGGEMDAGIWSCGMVAGLIHDVPTVRQLMDRIMAEAHALIHERLAGLIRQA
- a CDS encoding Bug family tripartite tricarboxylate transporter substrate binding protein; protein product: MPFESLASRRALLALAAAPLLAGSALAQNSAPWPNKMIKLIVPFPPGGPTDTASRIVGQKLGERLKQPVLVDNRPGASGSIAALQVAKAEPDGYTLMMLATPTLLAPHLYKKSGYDTVKDFTPVAGVYDLPIVIVVNPRLLPEVTDLKKLIAHAKAEKVPMAYTSSGVGSFGHLSMELLKQMGGFEMNHVPYKGGVPAITDTIGGQVPVMYSDLVAALPHIQAGKLRAVAIGSPQRVAMLPDVPTIAEQGFKGYDAVSWGGLLAPAGTPKAVAERIAAEVRQILAEKDTQERLLNAGAIARFEHPAGMAQHVQQDYAKWGQLIRDKNIVSD
- a CDS encoding CaiB/BaiF CoA transferase family protein, with the translated sequence MTAKQDFPLEGIKVLDLSRVFAGPLCGQVLADFGAEVIKVEHPGRGDDTRDWGIRIGKTETTYYNSMNRNKRSITLDLQTQEGLQIVKNLLPQFDVVIHNFKTGGAEKLGLGYEQLKAVKQDIIYCAVSGYDTTGPEAKRPGYDLVIQGETGLMALNGENSQPPLKFGVAVVDLMTGMYAAQAVLAALFQRERTGKGKLIEMALYDCGLMVTGYYGLDAMQLGKDPQRYGNAHPSIVPYGMYEAADGPLIIAVGNNAQFDKFCRQVIERPDIVEDPRFSTNVNRAKNRLEISPLIAGLIRAFPRELLLERLTAAGIPCGRVAGLHEALTSERTRRGGLLQDMPHPVVGTTPVFAPPYRLDGQRLPIRNAPPTLGEGTREVLQRLLAMDDAELQALQERGVLTLPEPPPPQA
- a CDS encoding oxepin-CoA hydrolase, alternative type; amino-acid sequence: MSDALPVLLQRREGAVLVLSNNNPQARNALSPAFYAALTQALRDAQEDGSVGAVVLTGEGGHFCSGGDLRKLATRRDLPVAERRELLEGLHDLIRAVRDCGKPVVAAVEGAAAGAGLSLALACDMLVAARDSVFSVAYVKVGLTPDGGATAFLAEFVSRQVLTELCLTGERISGERLHALGAVNRLVESGEALGVAVALAGSVAEGPLMAMARIKALCRSASQASLEEQLEHEARLMVLSQATEESAEGIAAFMGKRRADFVSLRRVG
- a CDS encoding acyl-CoA dehydrogenase family protein — protein: MNFVHTEDRRMLADTLNRFVSEQYGFEQRNHLAYGEAGHGPELYRQFAELGVIGALFGEADGGFGGAGFDVSVVFESLGRGLVAEPLLGALLVGRAVAAAGSAAQKEQVLAALIGGEAVAALAHDEPGSHYELTRVATTARREGAGWVLDGAKGVALFGASADWLLVSARTGGSTFDADGISLFLVPGDSAGLARRSLGRIDGGRVAELEFKRVAVAADALLGAEGQGAALLERIVGWGLVALCAEAVGAMDVAKQFTLEYLQTRKQFGVPIGSFQALQHRMADLLLEVEQARSAVINAAAAVDGEDRVVREKALSAAKYSIGRIGTLVAEESIQMHGGIGMTWELPLAHYAKRLVMIDHQLGDEDHHLARYMALGALA